The Arachis ipaensis cultivar K30076 chromosome B07, Araip1.1, whole genome shotgun sequence genome includes a window with the following:
- the LOC107608887 gene encoding SNF2 domain-containing protein CLASSY 1 isoform X1, giving the protein MQRLHEIQDSYRFLRFSLFTHSVLPTLNYFTSNNIITPSFHTVPLFFLHSLSLSLNSDDATLDSPTSTPAICYHNLVILDMVGKRKYLHQSKHPFNAYPFEACVYGSWKAVEFIKIEYGVMSIHFIDKRHISMEKGPSADVRIRSRIATTADCSCILRRGIDVCVLSSPQGTGDSDEFDAREPVWRDARISSIQRKPHDSECTCQFYVNYYVNQGSLGAEMKTLNKDINVVGLDHIFILQRLEHTHCDEDQHYRWTSTEDCSRIPQTRLLLGKFLPDISWLIATSVLKKVSFFIRSVENKLVYEVLSNDIVIPPFHTESHINVVNFKLEKDMLIPIVSQVIVSRTERVDYEHQESHEDEVSPSSYNVQGLRRSKRRHVQPDRYLGCNSAPELNIGTIRTRPYKLGTWEQVDEDHELSMPLSSLFGLKQISQDQDLDSSPKESKVNGCQEIIVYNRRAKAKEAKPGDADRDIQLNELAIIPHPTLKHHKLNDMTCRIGKHEPDETPSKYSHLVNSTKQKRNSVNLLNFNPDNVLAQLEEVEKSDGFSSRCHYTYSYSTSKFQRKALRDLDDMNLAPKWEGIHSSKGAQDRRYRPAFSRNRHPDEERTYKDRTLNATAYKELINSYLKNINTKPTKEEMPISDQWKQFQDSRSVGKTKEIKISNTDYAEDTSELDSLWREMEVSLASSYIEDTEDANAANLFDTQEISKEACEHYFRLDDEIGICCLKCGFVEMDIKAITPAFIQHSVWHQEERQNVGKEDAESKAAEFEDFNLVSNVENEDEPVLVEHDNVWALIPDLRKKLHIHQKKAFEFLWRNIAGSTEPALMDKNSRKRGGCVISHTPGAGKTFLIIAFLVSYLKLFPGKKPLVLAPKTTLYTWYKEFIKWEIPIPVYLIHGRRTYRVFNQKQSMVFPGMPKPTEDVKHVLDCLEKIQKWHSHPSVLIMGYTSFLTLMREDSKYAHRKYMAKVLRESPGLLVLDEGHNPRSTKSRLRKVLMKVQTELRILLSGTLFQNNFCEYFNTLLLARPKFAHEVLKVLDPKYKKKKGKVRAVEYRARKFFIEVISRKIDSNNGEERMQGLNMLRNLTNGFIDVYEGSSSDDLPGLQIYTLLMNTTDTQHEMLKRLHKKMQKCNGYPLELELLITLGSIHPWLIKTAVCANKFFTMEELRELEKCKFDLKMGSKVKFVMSLIYRVVQKEKILIFCHNIAPVKLFIEYFELFFKWQKGREILVLTGELELFERGRVMDKFEEPGGVSKILLASITACAEGISLTAASRVIMLDSEWNPSKTKQAIARAFRPGQQKMVYVYQLLVTGSLEEDKYRRTTWKEGVSSMIFSEEFVEDPSQWQAQKIEDEILREMVEEDKSKSFHMIMKNEKASTNNR; this is encoded by the exons ATGCAACGACTGCACGAAATTCAAGACTCTTATAGATTTCTCCGCTTCTCTCTCTTCACTCACTCAGTACTCCCCACTCTCAACTACTTCACTTCCAACAACATTATTACCCCTTCTTTTCACACTGTTCCCTTGTTCTtccttcactctctctctctctctctcaactcTGATGATGCTACTTTAGATTCTCCCACCTCAACCCCTGCTATCTGCTACCATAATCTTGTG ATTCTCGATATGGTAGGAAAAAGGAAGTATTTGCATCAATCCAAGCATCCATTCAATGCTTACC CCTTTGAAGCATGTGTGTATGGTTCATGGAAAGCGGTGGAGTTCATAAAAATTGAGTATGGAGTTATGTCCATACATTTCATTGATAAACGCCATATTTCTATGGAAAAAGGCCCCTCTGCAGACGTTCGGATAAGGTCGAGAATAGCTACTACTGCAGATTGCTCCTGCATTTTACGACGGGGAATTGACGTATGTGTGCTATCATCTCCTCAAGGAACTGGTGATTCGGATGAATTTGATGCTCGCGAGCCT GTTTGGAGAGATGCTAGAATTAGTTCTATACAGAGAAAGCCCCATGATTCTGAGTGCACATGCCAATTTTATGTCAACTACTATGTTAATCAAGGTTCGCTTGGTGCAGAGATGAAAACGCTTAACAAGGATATTAATGTGGTTGGATTAGATCATATCTTCATCCTCCAAAGGCTTGAACATACACATTGTGATGAAGATCAGCACTATCGGTGGACTTCAACAGAGGACTGCTCTAGAATACCACAAACTAGATTGCTGTTGGGGAAATTTTTACCTGATATTTCGTGGTTGATCGCGACATCTGTTTTAAAGAAGGTTTCTTTCTTTATAAGATCTGTGGAAAACAAGCTTGTTTATGAAGTTCTGTCAAATGACATTGTTATCCCCCCGTTCCATACCGAGTCTCATATAAATGTTGTAAACTTCAAACTGGAGAAAGACATGCTAATACCTATTGTTTCTCAAGTTATTGTATCCAGAACTGAGAGGGTTGACTATGAACATCAAGAATCCCATGAAGATGAAGTGTCACCATCATCATATAATGTTCAAGGCTTACGGCGTTCCAAGCGTCGACATGTACAACCTGACCGTTACCTTGGTTGCAATAGTGCTCCTGAGCTCAATATTGGTACTATTAGAACAAGGCCATACAAATTAGGCACATGGGAACAAGTTGATGAAGATCATGAACTGTCAATGCCATTATCTTCCCTGTTTGGATTGAAACAAATCAGTCAAGATCAGGATCTTGATAGTAGTCCTAAGGAGAGCAAGGTGAATGGTTGCCAGGAGATTATAGTTTACAATAGGAGGGCTAAAGCCAAGGAGGCGAAGCCAGGCGATGCTGATCGAGACATACAGCTCAATGAACTCGCTATTATTCCTCATCCTACTCTTAAACATCATAAGCTCAATGACATGACTTGTAGAATTGGCAAACATGAACCAGACGAAACTCCTTCGAAATATAGTCATCTGGTTAATAGCACTAAGCAGAAAAGGAATAGTGTCAATCTGTTGAATTTCAATCCAGATAATGTGCTTGCGCAGTTAGAGGAGGTGGAGAAAAGTGATGGTTTTTCTTCAAGATGTCATTATACTTATAGTTACAGCACCTCCAAGTTTCAGAGGAAGGCTTTAAGAGATCTTGATGATATGAATCTGGCACCAAAATGGGAAGGCATACATTCCAGTAAGGGAGCTCAAGATAGAAGGTACCGTCCGGCATTTTCGAGAAATAGACATCCTGATGAAGAAAGAACTTATAAAGACAGAACATTGAATGCCACAGCCTACAAGGAGTTGATAAATTCCTACTTAAAGAATATTAACACGAAACCAACGAAAGAAGAAATGCCTATTAGTGACCAGTGGAAGCAGTTCCAGGATTCACGCAGTGTCGGGAAAACGAAGGAAATAAAAATATCCAATACCGATTATGCAGAAGATACCTCTGAGTTGGATAGTTTGTGGAGAGAAATGGAAGTGTCTCTGGCATCAAGTTACATTGAAGACACAGAG GATGCGAATGCAGCCAATCTTTTCGACACTCAGGAAATATCAAAGGAAGCTTGTGAACATTACTTTAGATTGGATGATGAAATTGGAATTTGCTGCTTGAAATGTGGCTTTGTGGAGATGGACATTAAAGCTATCACACCAGCCTTT ATTCAACATTCAGTGTGGCACCAAGAGGAGAGGCAGAACGTCGGCAAAGAAGATGCAGAATCGAAGGCTGCTGAATTTGAAGATTTCAATCTTGTCTCAAATGTTGAGAATGAAGATGAACCTGTATTGGTGGAACATGATAATGTATGGGCATTAATTCCGGATCTTCGAAAGAAGTTGCACATCCACCAAAAGAAAGCTTTTGAGTTTCTTTGGAGAAACATTGCCGGGTCTACAGAACCAGCACTTATGGACAAGAACTCCAGAAAAAGAGGTGGCTGTGTGATATCTCATACTCCTGGAGCCGGAAAAACTTTCCTGATTATTGCTTTTCTTGTTAGCTACTTGAAGTTATTCCCGGGAAAGAAACCTCTAGTCCTTGCACCAAAAACAACACTTTATACCTGGTATAAAGAATTTATCAAGTGGGAGATTCCAATACCGGTGTATCTAATTCATGGTCGAAGAACCTACAGGGTATTCAACCAGAAACAATCAATGGTTTTTCCCGGAATGCCAAAGCCCACGGAGGATGTCAAGCATGTTTTAGATTGCCTAGAGAAAATACAGAAGTGGCATTCACACCCAAGTGTTCTAATCATGGGATATACTTCATTTTTGACATTGATGCGAGAGGATTCAAAGTATGCACATAGAAAGTATATGGCTAAAGTTCTGAGGGAAAGTCCCGGACTCCTAGTATTGGATGAAGGGCACAATCCGAGAAGCACCAAGTCCAGGTTGAGGAAAGTTTTGATGAAGGTACAAACAGAATTGAGAATACTGCTGTCTGGTACATTGTTTCAGAACAATTTCTGTGAATACTTCAACACACTCTTGTTGGCAAGACCAAAGTTTGCACATGAGGTGCTGAAAGTTTTAGACCCGAAAtacaagaagaagaaaggaaaagtgAGGGCAGTGGAGTACCGGGCAAGGAAATTCTTCATAGAAGTGATCTCTAGGAAAATCGACTCGAACAATGGCGAGGAGAGGATGCAAGGTCTTAACATGTTGAGAAATTTAACAAATGGTTTTATAGATGTTTATGAAGGTAGTAGCTCGGACGACCTACCCGGTTTGCAAATTTATACTTTGTTGATGAACACAACCGATACGCAGCATGAGATGTTGAAGAGACTGCACAAGAAAATGCAAAAGTGCAATGGATATCCTCTGGAGTTAGAGCTTTTGATAACTCTTGGGTCCATACATCCTTGGTTGATCAAAACTGCTGTATGTGCTAACAAGTTTTTCACAATGGAGGAACTGAGGGAGCTAGAGAAATGCAAGTTTGATTTGAAGATGGGGTCTAAGGTAAAATTTGTTATGAGCCTTATCTACCGCGTGGTCCAGAAGGAGAAGATCCTCATTTTCTGCCACAACATTGCACCAGTGAAGTTATTTATAGAATATTTTGAGTTGTTCTTCAAATGGCAAAAAGGGCGGGAAATTCTGGTGTTAACCGGGGAGCTAGAGCTCTTCGAGCGCGGCAGAGTGATGGATAAGTTTGAGGAACCTGGTGGAGTTTCAAAGATACTCCTTGCTTCGATTACAGCTTGTGCCGAAGGCATTAGTTTGACGGCAGCTTCTCGGGTGATCATGCTGGATTCCGAGTGGAATCCGTCGAAAACAAAGCAGGCCATCGCAAGGGCTTTTCGTCCCGGCCAGCAGAAAATGGTTTATGTGTATCAGCTCCTGGTAACCGGTTCGTTGGAGGAAGATAAGTACCGAAGAACCACATGGAAAGAGGGGGTGTCAAGCATGATTTTCAGTGAGGAGTTTGTGGAGGATCCTTCCCAATGGCAAGCTCAGAAGATTGAAGATGAAATCCTGAGGGAAATGGTTGAGGAGGACAAGTCCAAGTCATTCCATATGATTATGAAGAATGAAAAGGCTTCAACAAACAACAGATAA
- the LOC107608887 gene encoding SNF2 domain-containing protein CLASSY 1 isoform X2, protein MVGKRKYLHQSKHPFNAYPFEACVYGSWKAVEFIKIEYGVMSIHFIDKRHISMEKGPSADVRIRSRIATTADCSCILRRGIDVCVLSSPQGTGDSDEFDAREPVWRDARISSIQRKPHDSECTCQFYVNYYVNQGSLGAEMKTLNKDINVVGLDHIFILQRLEHTHCDEDQHYRWTSTEDCSRIPQTRLLLGKFLPDISWLIATSVLKKVSFFIRSVENKLVYEVLSNDIVIPPFHTESHINVVNFKLEKDMLIPIVSQVIVSRTERVDYEHQESHEDEVSPSSYNVQGLRRSKRRHVQPDRYLGCNSAPELNIGTIRTRPYKLGTWEQVDEDHELSMPLSSLFGLKQISQDQDLDSSPKESKVNGCQEIIVYNRRAKAKEAKPGDADRDIQLNELAIIPHPTLKHHKLNDMTCRIGKHEPDETPSKYSHLVNSTKQKRNSVNLLNFNPDNVLAQLEEVEKSDGFSSRCHYTYSYSTSKFQRKALRDLDDMNLAPKWEGIHSSKGAQDRRYRPAFSRNRHPDEERTYKDRTLNATAYKELINSYLKNINTKPTKEEMPISDQWKQFQDSRSVGKTKEIKISNTDYAEDTSELDSLWREMEVSLASSYIEDTEDANAANLFDTQEISKEACEHYFRLDDEIGICCLKCGFVEMDIKAITPAFIQHSVWHQEERQNVGKEDAESKAAEFEDFNLVSNVENEDEPVLVEHDNVWALIPDLRKKLHIHQKKAFEFLWRNIAGSTEPALMDKNSRKRGGCVISHTPGAGKTFLIIAFLVSYLKLFPGKKPLVLAPKTTLYTWYKEFIKWEIPIPVYLIHGRRTYRVFNQKQSMVFPGMPKPTEDVKHVLDCLEKIQKWHSHPSVLIMGYTSFLTLMREDSKYAHRKYMAKVLRESPGLLVLDEGHNPRSTKSRLRKVLMKVQTELRILLSGTLFQNNFCEYFNTLLLARPKFAHEVLKVLDPKYKKKKGKVRAVEYRARKFFIEVISRKIDSNNGEERMQGLNMLRNLTNGFIDVYEGSSSDDLPGLQIYTLLMNTTDTQHEMLKRLHKKMQKCNGYPLELELLITLGSIHPWLIKTAVCANKFFTMEELRELEKCKFDLKMGSKVKFVMSLIYRVVQKEKILIFCHNIAPVKLFIEYFELFFKWQKGREILVLTGELELFERGRVMDKFEEPGGVSKILLASITACAEGISLTAASRVIMLDSEWNPSKTKQAIARAFRPGQQKMVYVYQLLVTGSLEEDKYRRTTWKEGVSSMIFSEEFVEDPSQWQAQKIEDEILREMVEEDKSKSFHMIMKNEKASTNNR, encoded by the exons ATGGTAGGAAAAAGGAAGTATTTGCATCAATCCAAGCATCCATTCAATGCTTACC CCTTTGAAGCATGTGTGTATGGTTCATGGAAAGCGGTGGAGTTCATAAAAATTGAGTATGGAGTTATGTCCATACATTTCATTGATAAACGCCATATTTCTATGGAAAAAGGCCCCTCTGCAGACGTTCGGATAAGGTCGAGAATAGCTACTACTGCAGATTGCTCCTGCATTTTACGACGGGGAATTGACGTATGTGTGCTATCATCTCCTCAAGGAACTGGTGATTCGGATGAATTTGATGCTCGCGAGCCT GTTTGGAGAGATGCTAGAATTAGTTCTATACAGAGAAAGCCCCATGATTCTGAGTGCACATGCCAATTTTATGTCAACTACTATGTTAATCAAGGTTCGCTTGGTGCAGAGATGAAAACGCTTAACAAGGATATTAATGTGGTTGGATTAGATCATATCTTCATCCTCCAAAGGCTTGAACATACACATTGTGATGAAGATCAGCACTATCGGTGGACTTCAACAGAGGACTGCTCTAGAATACCACAAACTAGATTGCTGTTGGGGAAATTTTTACCTGATATTTCGTGGTTGATCGCGACATCTGTTTTAAAGAAGGTTTCTTTCTTTATAAGATCTGTGGAAAACAAGCTTGTTTATGAAGTTCTGTCAAATGACATTGTTATCCCCCCGTTCCATACCGAGTCTCATATAAATGTTGTAAACTTCAAACTGGAGAAAGACATGCTAATACCTATTGTTTCTCAAGTTATTGTATCCAGAACTGAGAGGGTTGACTATGAACATCAAGAATCCCATGAAGATGAAGTGTCACCATCATCATATAATGTTCAAGGCTTACGGCGTTCCAAGCGTCGACATGTACAACCTGACCGTTACCTTGGTTGCAATAGTGCTCCTGAGCTCAATATTGGTACTATTAGAACAAGGCCATACAAATTAGGCACATGGGAACAAGTTGATGAAGATCATGAACTGTCAATGCCATTATCTTCCCTGTTTGGATTGAAACAAATCAGTCAAGATCAGGATCTTGATAGTAGTCCTAAGGAGAGCAAGGTGAATGGTTGCCAGGAGATTATAGTTTACAATAGGAGGGCTAAAGCCAAGGAGGCGAAGCCAGGCGATGCTGATCGAGACATACAGCTCAATGAACTCGCTATTATTCCTCATCCTACTCTTAAACATCATAAGCTCAATGACATGACTTGTAGAATTGGCAAACATGAACCAGACGAAACTCCTTCGAAATATAGTCATCTGGTTAATAGCACTAAGCAGAAAAGGAATAGTGTCAATCTGTTGAATTTCAATCCAGATAATGTGCTTGCGCAGTTAGAGGAGGTGGAGAAAAGTGATGGTTTTTCTTCAAGATGTCATTATACTTATAGTTACAGCACCTCCAAGTTTCAGAGGAAGGCTTTAAGAGATCTTGATGATATGAATCTGGCACCAAAATGGGAAGGCATACATTCCAGTAAGGGAGCTCAAGATAGAAGGTACCGTCCGGCATTTTCGAGAAATAGACATCCTGATGAAGAAAGAACTTATAAAGACAGAACATTGAATGCCACAGCCTACAAGGAGTTGATAAATTCCTACTTAAAGAATATTAACACGAAACCAACGAAAGAAGAAATGCCTATTAGTGACCAGTGGAAGCAGTTCCAGGATTCACGCAGTGTCGGGAAAACGAAGGAAATAAAAATATCCAATACCGATTATGCAGAAGATACCTCTGAGTTGGATAGTTTGTGGAGAGAAATGGAAGTGTCTCTGGCATCAAGTTACATTGAAGACACAGAG GATGCGAATGCAGCCAATCTTTTCGACACTCAGGAAATATCAAAGGAAGCTTGTGAACATTACTTTAGATTGGATGATGAAATTGGAATTTGCTGCTTGAAATGTGGCTTTGTGGAGATGGACATTAAAGCTATCACACCAGCCTTT ATTCAACATTCAGTGTGGCACCAAGAGGAGAGGCAGAACGTCGGCAAAGAAGATGCAGAATCGAAGGCTGCTGAATTTGAAGATTTCAATCTTGTCTCAAATGTTGAGAATGAAGATGAACCTGTATTGGTGGAACATGATAATGTATGGGCATTAATTCCGGATCTTCGAAAGAAGTTGCACATCCACCAAAAGAAAGCTTTTGAGTTTCTTTGGAGAAACATTGCCGGGTCTACAGAACCAGCACTTATGGACAAGAACTCCAGAAAAAGAGGTGGCTGTGTGATATCTCATACTCCTGGAGCCGGAAAAACTTTCCTGATTATTGCTTTTCTTGTTAGCTACTTGAAGTTATTCCCGGGAAAGAAACCTCTAGTCCTTGCACCAAAAACAACACTTTATACCTGGTATAAAGAATTTATCAAGTGGGAGATTCCAATACCGGTGTATCTAATTCATGGTCGAAGAACCTACAGGGTATTCAACCAGAAACAATCAATGGTTTTTCCCGGAATGCCAAAGCCCACGGAGGATGTCAAGCATGTTTTAGATTGCCTAGAGAAAATACAGAAGTGGCATTCACACCCAAGTGTTCTAATCATGGGATATACTTCATTTTTGACATTGATGCGAGAGGATTCAAAGTATGCACATAGAAAGTATATGGCTAAAGTTCTGAGGGAAAGTCCCGGACTCCTAGTATTGGATGAAGGGCACAATCCGAGAAGCACCAAGTCCAGGTTGAGGAAAGTTTTGATGAAGGTACAAACAGAATTGAGAATACTGCTGTCTGGTACATTGTTTCAGAACAATTTCTGTGAATACTTCAACACACTCTTGTTGGCAAGACCAAAGTTTGCACATGAGGTGCTGAAAGTTTTAGACCCGAAAtacaagaagaagaaaggaaaagtgAGGGCAGTGGAGTACCGGGCAAGGAAATTCTTCATAGAAGTGATCTCTAGGAAAATCGACTCGAACAATGGCGAGGAGAGGATGCAAGGTCTTAACATGTTGAGAAATTTAACAAATGGTTTTATAGATGTTTATGAAGGTAGTAGCTCGGACGACCTACCCGGTTTGCAAATTTATACTTTGTTGATGAACACAACCGATACGCAGCATGAGATGTTGAAGAGACTGCACAAGAAAATGCAAAAGTGCAATGGATATCCTCTGGAGTTAGAGCTTTTGATAACTCTTGGGTCCATACATCCTTGGTTGATCAAAACTGCTGTATGTGCTAACAAGTTTTTCACAATGGAGGAACTGAGGGAGCTAGAGAAATGCAAGTTTGATTTGAAGATGGGGTCTAAGGTAAAATTTGTTATGAGCCTTATCTACCGCGTGGTCCAGAAGGAGAAGATCCTCATTTTCTGCCACAACATTGCACCAGTGAAGTTATTTATAGAATATTTTGAGTTGTTCTTCAAATGGCAAAAAGGGCGGGAAATTCTGGTGTTAACCGGGGAGCTAGAGCTCTTCGAGCGCGGCAGAGTGATGGATAAGTTTGAGGAACCTGGTGGAGTTTCAAAGATACTCCTTGCTTCGATTACAGCTTGTGCCGAAGGCATTAGTTTGACGGCAGCTTCTCGGGTGATCATGCTGGATTCCGAGTGGAATCCGTCGAAAACAAAGCAGGCCATCGCAAGGGCTTTTCGTCCCGGCCAGCAGAAAATGGTTTATGTGTATCAGCTCCTGGTAACCGGTTCGTTGGAGGAAGATAAGTACCGAAGAACCACATGGAAAGAGGGGGTGTCAAGCATGATTTTCAGTGAGGAGTTTGTGGAGGATCCTTCCCAATGGCAAGCTCAGAAGATTGAAGATGAAATCCTGAGGGAAATGGTTGAGGAGGACAAGTCCAAGTCATTCCATATGATTATGAAGAATGAAAAGGCTTCAACAAACAACAGATAA